The proteins below are encoded in one region of Lactuca sativa cultivar Salinas chromosome 3, Lsat_Salinas_v11, whole genome shotgun sequence:
- the LOC111916158 gene encoding gamma carbonic anhydrase 2, mitochondrial → MGTLGRAIYVVGSWIRVAGQTVDRVGCSLQGSHLFEEQVSRHRTLMNLFDKDPAVDKDAFVAPGASVIGDVQVGRGSSIWYGCVLRGDVNSISIGSGTNIQDNALVHVAKSNISGNVLPTTIGNNVTVGHGAVLHGCTVEDEAFVGMGATLLDGTHVEKNAMVAAGALVRQNTRIPFGEVWGGNPAKFMRKLTEEEIAFISQSATNYTNLAMVHASENAKGFEEIELEKKLRKKFARKDEEYDSMIGVVRETPVELTLPDNILPQKAQKTTTAS, encoded by the exons ATGGGGACTTTAGGAAGAGCAATCTACGTCGTCGGATCCTGGATCCGTGTAGCTGGCCAAACAGTTGATCGTGTCGGCTGCAGCCTCCAAGGCAGTCACCTCTTCGAAGAACAAG TGTCTAGGCATCGAACACTGATGAATCTGTTTGATAAAGACCCTGCGGTTGACAAAGATGCATTTGTTGCTCCTGGTGCTTCTGTAATCGGAGATGTTCAAGTAGGGCGTGGTTCCTCTATTTGGTATGGATGTGTTCTTAGAG GTGATGTGAACAGTATCAGTATTGGATCTGGAACAAACATCCAAGACAATGCTCTTGTTCATGTAGCCAAATCCAACATTAGTGGAAATGTTCTCCCAACAACAATAGGAAACAATGTGACTGTAG GTCATGGTGCTGTATTACATGGATGCACTGTTGAAGATGAAGCTTTTGTGGGCATGGGTGCCACCTTGCTTGATGGGACCCACGTTGAAAAAAATGCCATGGTTGCAGCTGGAGCTCTTGTTAGGCAAAACACAAGGATCCCATTTGGCGAG GTATGGGGAGGAAACCCCGCAAAGTTCATGAGGAAGCTAACAGAAGAAGAAATCGCATTCATATCCCAATCCGCAACAAATTACACCAATTTAGCCATGGTTCATGCTTCTGAAAATGCAAAGGGATTTGAGGAGATTGAATTGGAGAAAAAACTTCGTAAGAAATTCGCACGAAAAGATGAAGAATATGATTCCATGATTGGTGTGGTGCGTGAAACACCCGTGGAGCTTACCTTACCCGATAATATCCTACCACAAAAAGCACAAAAGACTACTACTGCTTCTTAG